A stretch of the Streptomyces sp. NBC_00078 genome encodes the following:
- the rsmH gene encoding 16S rRNA (cytosine(1402)-N(4))-methyltransferase RsmH — MSQSRHVPVMLQRCLDLLAPALRRPGAVVVDCTLGLGGHSEALLTQFPEARLVALDRDKEALRLSGDRLASFGERATLVHAVYDELPDVLQRLGLARVQGVLFDLGVSSMQLDEADRGFAYARDAPLDMRMDQTTGMSAAEVLNTYPPGELVRILRAYGEEKQAKRIVSAIVRERGKEPFSNSARLVELIRDALPQAAKRTGGNPAKRTFQALRIEVNGELSVLEQAIPAAVKSLGVGGRIAVLSYHSLEDRLVKQVFAAGAANTAPPGLPVVPERYQPRLKLLTRGAELPTEEEVAENRRAAPARLRGAERIREDTE, encoded by the coding sequence TTGAGCCAGAGTCGACACGTCCCGGTGATGCTCCAGCGGTGCCTGGACCTGTTGGCCCCCGCCCTGCGGCGGCCGGGAGCGGTGGTCGTCGACTGCACGCTCGGCCTGGGCGGCCACAGCGAGGCACTCCTCACCCAGTTTCCCGAGGCCCGGCTGGTCGCTCTCGACCGCGACAAGGAAGCGCTGCGCCTGTCGGGTGATCGGCTCGCGTCCTTCGGTGAGCGGGCCACCCTGGTGCACGCGGTCTACGACGAACTCCCGGACGTACTGCAACGGCTCGGCCTCGCGCGCGTGCAGGGCGTCCTGTTCGACCTCGGCGTCTCCTCCATGCAGCTCGACGAGGCGGACCGCGGCTTCGCCTACGCCCGGGACGCCCCGCTCGACATGCGCATGGACCAGACGACCGGCATGAGCGCCGCCGAGGTCCTCAACACCTACCCCCCCGGTGAACTCGTCCGGATCCTGCGCGCGTACGGCGAGGAGAAGCAGGCCAAGCGGATCGTGTCCGCGATCGTGCGTGAGCGCGGGAAGGAGCCGTTCAGCAACAGCGCGCGGCTCGTCGAGCTCATCAGGGACGCGCTGCCGCAGGCCGCCAAGCGCACCGGCGGCAATCCCGCCAAGCGCACCTTCCAGGCCCTGCGCATCGAGGTCAACGGCGAACTCTCCGTCCTGGAGCAGGCGATCCCGGCCGCGGTGAAGTCGCTGGGCGTGGGCGGACGGATCGCCGTCCTGTCGTACCACTCGCTTGAGGACCGCCTGGTCAAGCAGGTGTTCGCAGCCGGCGCCGCGAACACCGCCCCGCCCGGCCTGCCGGTGGTCCCCGAGCGCTACCAGCCCCGGCTCAAGCTGCTCACGCGCGGTGCCGAACTTCCCACCGAGGAAGAGGTCGCCGAGAACCGGCGGGCGGCACCGGCGCGGCTGCGCGGCGCCGAGCGCATCAGGGAGGACACCGAGTGA
- a CDS encoding carbonic anhydrase, with the protein MTTSASVPTESEGAIRGGTVTDRLVDANERYAAAFTDPGMDARPVLHVAVVACMDARIDLHKALGLQLGDCHTIRNAGGVVTDDVIRSLTISQRKLGTRSIVLIHHTGCGMESITEDFRTELEREVGQRPAWAAEAFADVDQDVRQSMQRVRTSPFLLHTEDVRGFVFDVRTGLLREIDPV; encoded by the coding sequence ATGACGACTTCTGCATCCGTTCCCACCGAGTCCGAAGGCGCCATACGGGGCGGCACCGTCACCGACCGCCTCGTGGACGCCAACGAACGTTACGCCGCCGCATTCACCGACCCCGGAATGGACGCCCGCCCCGTCCTGCACGTCGCGGTCGTGGCCTGCATGGACGCCCGCATCGACCTGCACAAGGCGCTCGGCCTGCAGCTCGGCGACTGCCACACCATCCGCAACGCCGGCGGCGTGGTCACCGACGACGTGATCCGCTCGCTCACCATCAGCCAGCGCAAGCTCGGCACCCGCAGCATCGTCCTCATCCACCACACCGGCTGCGGCATGGAGTCGATCACCGAGGACTTCCGCACCGAACTGGAGCGGGAGGTCGGGCAGCGCCCCGCCTGGGCTGCCGAGGCCTTTGCGGACGTCGACCAGGACGTGCGGCAGTCCATGCAGCGCGTGCGCACCTCGCCGTTCCTGCTGCACACCGAAGACGTACGCGGCTTCGTCTTCGACGTGAGGACGGGCCTGCTGCGCGAGATCGACCCCGTGTGA
- a CDS encoding MoxR family ATPase — protein MTTYDDRASLTDLTSTVERVRSSVEGVIEGKPEVVRLSLTVLLAEGHLLIEDVPGVGKTMLAKALAKSIDCSVRRIQFTPDLLPSDITGVSIWDQQRRDFEFKPGAIFAQIVIGDEINRASPKTQSALLESMEERQVTIDGTTYELPSPFMVVATQNPVEMEGTYPLPEAQRDRFMARVSIGYPSAEAELQMLDIHGGVSPLDDLQPVAHAHDIVKLVEAVRGVHVADAVRRYAVDLVAATRSHPDLRLGASPRATLHLLRAAKASAALSGREYALPDDVQALAVAVLSHRLLPTAQAQLNRRSAEQVVQEILQRIPVPAAPQQQSGYGTLGHGSAAYGSQPPRRL, from the coding sequence GTGACGACCTATGACGATCGAGCGAGCCTTACAGATCTGACTTCCACTGTGGAGCGGGTCCGCAGTTCGGTGGAAGGAGTGATCGAGGGCAAGCCCGAGGTCGTGCGGCTTTCGCTGACCGTACTGCTCGCCGAGGGACATCTTCTGATCGAGGATGTCCCCGGTGTGGGCAAGACCATGCTGGCCAAGGCGCTGGCCAAGTCCATCGACTGTTCGGTGCGACGAATCCAGTTCACCCCGGACCTGCTGCCCTCGGACATCACAGGGGTGTCCATCTGGGACCAGCAGCGCCGGGACTTCGAGTTCAAGCCGGGCGCGATCTTCGCGCAGATCGTGATCGGCGACGAGATCAACCGCGCCTCGCCGAAGACGCAGTCCGCTCTGCTGGAGTCGATGGAGGAGCGCCAGGTCACCATCGACGGGACGACCTACGAGCTGCCCAGCCCCTTCATGGTGGTGGCCACGCAGAACCCGGTCGAGATGGAGGGCACCTACCCGCTGCCCGAAGCCCAGCGCGACCGCTTCATGGCCCGGGTCTCCATCGGCTACCCCAGCGCGGAGGCCGAGCTGCAGATGCTCGACATCCACGGCGGGGTCAGCCCGCTGGACGACCTGCAGCCGGTGGCGCACGCACACGACATCGTGAAGCTGGTCGAGGCCGTCCGCGGCGTCCACGTCGCCGACGCGGTCCGGCGGTACGCGGTGGACCTGGTCGCCGCCACCCGCAGCCATCCCGACCTCAGACTCGGCGCCTCCCCGCGCGCGACGCTGCATCTGCTGCGCGCGGCGAAGGCGTCCGCCGCCCTGAGCGGGAGGGAGTACGCGCTGCCGGACGACGTGCAGGCACTCGCCGTCGCCGTCCTGTCCCACCGCCTGCTGCCCACCGCCCAGGCCCAGCTCAACCGCCGTTCGGCGGAGCAGGTCGTGCAGGAGATCCTGCAGCGCATCCCGGTGCCCGCCGCTCCCCAGCAGCAGAGCGGCTACGGCACCCTGGGCCACGGCAGTGCCGCATACGGCTCACAACCACCGCGGAGGTTGTGA